From a region of the uncultured Desulfatiglans sp. genome:
- a CDS encoding hypothetical protein (Evidence 5 : Unknown function), producing the protein MHCCTTFQFKKEMFITRRNNDIGKYVDHIPLPDPIQIIKIDEYQSKYIYEYKKTKCQWFYIIKNDTKEIISWDYISNPDLCYHELTIRQ; encoded by the coding sequence ATGCATTGCTGCACAACATTTCAATTCAAAAAAGAAATGTTTATTACACGAAGAAACAACGATATCGGAAAGTATGTTGATCATATTCCATTACCTGATCCAATTCAAATAATAAAAATTGATGAATACCAAAGCAAATACATATATGAATATAAAAAGACAAAATGCCAATGGTTTTATATTATAAAAAACGATACAAAAGAAATTATATCATGGGATTATATAAGCAATCCAGATCTGTGCTATCATGAACTAACTATCCGACAGTAA
- a CDS encoding hypothetical protein (Evidence 5 : Unknown function), whose translation MPDPTDPQLLNRYSYCRNNPLMYVDPSGHFPHFIVGALISGSSSPAYSQIRILDRWWQVPLSAASRPEFTQVPKAQPPPPWRA comes from the coding sequence GTGCCCGATCCCACCGATCCCCAGTTGTTAAACCGCTACAGCTATTGCCGCAATAACCCGCTCATGTATGTGGATCCGAGCGGGCACTTTCCCCATTTCATTGTCGGCGCCCTCATCTCGGGGTCATCGTCGCCGGCATACAGTCAGATTCGGATTTTGGATCGATGGTGGCAGGTGCCTTTATCGGCGGCGTCTCGACCGGAGTTTACGCAAGTGCCCAAGGCGCAGCCTCCGCCGCCTTGGAGGGCGTGA
- a CDS encoding hypothetical protein (Evidence 5 : Unknown function) has translation MVAGAFIGGVSTGVYASAQGAASAALEGVIKQAALRGVAAGAVGDLASGATAGCLSTEMSGGDPLDTILSGAGIGILSGGLFGGINGHYGPRWTMSRVALHTLADGAIASLTGLDFKDGTLLGLAAASAAYTYNKLVGYGVTWEKGGKTQPKNRYSLPIEVANNVEHATLDPGATFLGEGGSVSEAANRVPGINAVAGLYHVFQIGAQIWGGPDMRNTICWPGMLPAAAFTIIALMTDHNSIIAYNSIARIDND, from the coding sequence ATGGTGGCAGGTGCCTTTATCGGCGGCGTCTCGACCGGAGTTTACGCAAGTGCCCAAGGCGCAGCCTCCGCCGCCTTGGAGGGCGTGATCAAGCAAGCCGCTCTTCGCGGCGTCGCCGCAGGCGCCGTCGGAGACCTCGCATCCGGGGCGACTGCAGGCTGCCTTTCAACTGAAATGTCCGGTGGCGACCCATTGGACACAATCCTCTCAGGTGCCGGTATCGGCATCCTAAGCGGAGGGCTCTTCGGGGGGATCAATGGCCACTATGGCCCCAGATGGACCATGAGCCGGGTTGCGCTTCACACTTTGGCTGATGGAGCTATAGCAAGTCTTACCGGTCTTGACTTCAAAGACGGAACTCTTCTTGGCTTGGCTGCAGCATCCGCTGCATACACTTATAATAAACTCGTTGGCTATGGAGTAACCTGGGAAAAAGGCGGAAAAACGCAGCCGAAAAATAGATACAGCTTGCCAATTGAAGTGGCTAACAACGTCGAACACGCAACTCTGGACCCGGGAGCTACATTTCTGGGTGAGGGAGGATCCGTATCTGAAGCAGCAAACAGGGTTCCAGGCATTAATGCAGTAGCGGGTTTATACCATGTCTTCCAAATCGGCGCTCAGATCTGGGGCGGACCAGACATGCGAAATACAATATGTTGGCCAGGCATGCTTCCCGCAGCCGCTTTTACGATTATTGCTTTGATGACAGATCACAATTCTATTATAGCTTATAATAGCATAGCAAGGATAGATAATGACTGA
- a CDS encoding hypothetical protein (Evidence 5 : Unknown function) translates to MTDAINNHKIMRNRTYFLTTISIIISLLGCSISMMPIKDYADIAVGDSIYNLMSIPRVYGDPKTWSKYVNSNGNCVFAEPVWRNCEIHWAVDNHGTIIGYKLVGSECK, encoded by the coding sequence ATGACTGATGCAATAAATAATCATAAAATAATGCGAAATCGCACTTATTTTTTAACAACAATTTCCATCATAATTTCGCTGCTCGGTTGCTCAATATCCATGATGCCGATAAAAGACTATGCAGATATTGCGGTGGGAGATTCCATATATAACTTGATGTCCATTCCACGTGTATATGGTGATCCAAAAACATGGAGTAAATATGTGAATTCAAATGGTAATTGTGTCTTTGCAGAACCGGTTTGGCGCAATTGTGAAATACATTGGGCAGTTGACAATCACGGTACTATTATAGGGTACAAATTAGTAGGATCAGAATGTAAATAA
- a CDS encoding hypothetical protein (Evidence 5 : Unknown function), with translation MEKFLGKSPAVVLKDFHARVLTAILAAMIVHPVQDLIEEAAKNHPKRLRYQVNFTYALSSMKNNVVLLFARQHITKILQSLLSLLGKSLSIIRPGRKNPSKRGPKLKIAAMAYKAIA, from the coding sequence ATGGAGAAATTTTTGGGAAAGTCTCCCGCTGTCGTCCTCAAAGATTTTCACGCCAGAGTTCTAACAGCCATTCTGGCTGCTATGATCGTTCATCCAGTTCAAGATCTTATTGAGGAAGCGGCCAAAAACCATCCCAAACGGCTTAGGTACCAGGTCAACTTCACCTATGCGCTTTCGTCTATGAAAAACAATGTCGTGCTCCTCTTTGCCCGGCAACACATCACCAAAATCCTTCAGAGCCTCCTCTCGCTCCTCGGTAAGTCTTTATCGATTATCCGACCAGGGCGGAAAAATCCCAGTAAGAGGGGGCCCAAATTGAAAATTGCCGCTATGGCTTACAAAGCCATAGCTTAA
- a CDS encoding hypothetical protein (Evidence 5 : Unknown function): MTLKHLYIKLRYSIIFLFFLIIFIMGCCISIMPIKQWADIAVGKSIYDLIALATPYEKKVGWREYSIPNGNRVFVQPMRKNCEIHWEVDKDGFILRYTFHGSGCK, encoded by the coding sequence ATGACATTGAAGCATCTCTATATAAAACTAAGATACAGCATTATATTCCTATTTTTCCTTATTATTTTCATCATGGGATGCTGTATTTCGATAATGCCAATAAAGCAATGGGCTGATATTGCCGTTGGCAAATCAATCTACGATTTAATAGCTTTAGCGACTCCATATGAAAAAAAAGTAGGATGGAGAGAATATTCGATCCCAAACGGAAACCGTGTTTTTGTACAACCCATGCGCAAGAACTGCGAGATCCATTGGGAAGTTGATAAGGATGGCTTTATTCTTAGATATACTTTTCACGGATCAGGTTGTAAGTAA
- a CDS encoding membrane hypothetical protein (Evidence 5 : Unknown function): protein MQYVAGAILGAVLAGIQSDWDLGSVMAGAFIGGISTGVFSSVSGATAGALEGVISQAAIKGAIAGATGGLVAGGTAGLLSAQISGGDPLDALLHGAFAGILSGGAFGAIQGHYGTKWSMQRVALHTLAGGAVSAISGGNALDGAAWSGGIALLAHSATAMRAKMIAQSKLDSRNSSGISAGHKGDGFKLAGGRFNLASPAAREIFGGAQGGPGRFLNRDYFPNSWQDSVCEAYAGPHDFLNSVYMYDAIGNIRAMNSLESNLGSILAFMNLFNATPFVLADSLQPAIFNLIHQ from the coding sequence TTGCAGTATGTGGCGGGCGCCATCCTCGGCGCGGTCCTAGCTGGCATCCAGTCGGACTGGGACCTCGGATCAGTCATGGCAGGGGCCTTTATAGGTGGGATATCCACAGGGGTATTCTCGAGCGTCAGTGGTGCAACCGCCGGAGCCCTGGAAGGGGTGATCTCACAAGCCGCAATCAAAGGTGCCATCGCGGGTGCTACCGGGGGTCTAGTCGCCGGGGGGACGGCTGGTCTGCTCTCGGCTCAAATTAGTGGAGGAGATCCGCTGGATGCCCTCCTCCACGGCGCTTTTGCGGGCATCCTCAGCGGTGGTGCCTTCGGAGCAATTCAAGGCCATTATGGAACAAAGTGGTCTATGCAAAGAGTCGCCCTCCACACTCTGGCCGGCGGCGCGGTTTCTGCGATTTCCGGAGGGAATGCCCTTGACGGAGCCGCTTGGTCCGGTGGGATCGCGCTCCTTGCCCACAGCGCGACCGCAATGCGCGCAAAAATGATAGCGCAGTCAAAATTGGACTCGAGAAATTCATCTGGTATCAGTGCAGGCCACAAAGGGGACGGATTCAAACTGGCTGGAGGACGCTTCAACTTGGCTTCTCCAGCAGCCAGGGAAATCTTTGGAGGAGCTCAGGGCGGGCCTGGTCGTTTCTTAAACAGAGATTATTTTCCAAACTCATGGCAAGACAGCGTTTGCGAGGCCTATGCGGGGCCCCACGATTTCTTGAACAGTGTTTACATGTATGACGCAATTGGAAATATAAGAGCAATGAACTCGCTAGAAAGCAACTTAGGATCCATTTTAGCTTTTATGAATCTATTTAACGCAACGCCATTCGTTCTAGCCGATTCACTACAACCTGCAATTTTCAATTTGATACATCAATAA
- a CDS encoding hypothetical protein (Evidence 5 : Unknown function) yields MKIYKIHYLIKFSLIISLSISLACFSIEQKKKSFINEMNYFIGKSVDKIPAPKPISVHHINDKYIKHIYEHKDTGCQWFMIIDKESRNITEWGYISDFDLCYHTFSLY; encoded by the coding sequence ATGAAAATCTATAAAATACATTATTTAATAAAATTTAGCCTTATTATATCCTTGTCCATATCTCTAGCATGTTTTTCAATCGAACAAAAAAAGAAATCATTTATAAATGAGATGAACTACTTTATAGGAAAATCAGTTGATAAAATACCAGCACCTAAACCTATCAGCGTTCATCATATCAATGATAAATATATTAAACACATATATGAGCATAAAGATACCGGCTGTCAATGGTTCATGATAATAGATAAAGAAAGCAGAAATATAACGGAATGGGGGTATATAAGCGATTTCGATTTATGCTATCATACATTTTCATTATACTAA
- a CDS encoding hypothetical protein (Evidence 5 : Unknown function), which yields MYYFGNQSVSLFSGAYPCIPAATNDVESGFFKIGDFYDAKLQSHIKCLWIV from the coding sequence TTGTATTATTTCGGAAATCAAAGCGTTTCGCTGTTCAGCGGGGCTTATCCCTGCATCCCTGCAGCTACAAATGATGTCGAATCGGGCTTTTTTAAAATAGGAGATTTTTATGACGCAAAACTTCAATCGCATATAAAATGTTTATGGATAGTATAA
- the pip gene encoding Proline iminopeptidase, translating to MVDIPVEEGYVPLQDVKVWYRIVGRAETPGKVPLLCLHGGPGVPHDYLEPLEALAAGGRQVVFYDQLGCGNSDVPDDPSLWRMERFLEEIDAVRKALQLEDIHLLGQSWGGMLAMQYALRQPRGLCSLVLASAPASSRQWAAEAKRLREELPAETQETLSRHEEAGTTDDPSYVEAMMGFYRRHVCRLNPWPECLDRALEKLMRNPVVYLTMWGDSEFHVTGNLKDWDVSGRLNEIVLPTLLTSGRYDEATPAVMETIHQGIPGSKWVIFEQSAHEAHLEETERYLQVIDTFLDEVESRRMFEIL from the coding sequence ATGGTGGATATACCTGTGGAAGAAGGCTATGTTCCGCTTCAAGACGTTAAGGTCTGGTATCGGATCGTCGGCCGCGCAGAAACGCCCGGCAAAGTCCCGCTGCTTTGTCTTCACGGAGGGCCCGGAGTGCCGCATGATTACCTGGAACCTCTGGAGGCCTTGGCTGCCGGGGGGCGTCAGGTGGTCTTCTACGATCAGTTGGGATGCGGGAATTCAGACGTGCCGGATGATCCGTCGTTGTGGCGGATGGAGCGCTTTCTCGAGGAGATTGACGCCGTCCGAAAAGCCCTTCAGCTCGAGGACATTCACCTCTTGGGGCAATCATGGGGCGGCATGCTGGCGATGCAGTACGCGCTGCGCCAGCCGCGTGGTCTGTGTAGCCTCGTCCTTGCCAGTGCGCCGGCCTCCTCCCGTCAATGGGCCGCGGAGGCCAAACGCTTGCGGGAGGAGCTGCCGGCCGAGACCCAAGAGACTCTCTCCCGGCACGAAGAAGCTGGGACAACGGATGACCCGTCATATGTCGAAGCCATGATGGGCTTCTACCGCCGCCACGTCTGCCGACTGAATCCATGGCCGGAGTGCCTCGATCGCGCTCTGGAAAAACTCATGCGGAACCCGGTGGTTTATCTCACCATGTGGGGCGACAGCGAATTCCACGTGACCGGGAACCTCAAAGATTGGGACGTCAGCGGCCGTCTGAATGAAATCGTGCTGCCTACGCTATTGACCTCGGGGCGCTACGACGAAGCCACTCCCGCGGTTATGGAGACGATCCATCAGGGGATTCCCGGCTCCAAATGGGTCATTTTCGAGCAAAGCGCCCACGAGGCGCACCTGGAGGAGACCGAACGATACCTTCAAGTGATCGATACGTTTCTGGACGAGGTCGAATCGCGGCGAATGTTTGAAATTCTGTAA
- a CDS encoding hypothetical protein (Evidence 5 : Unknown function), whose amino-acid sequence MSFVFTRLCAPGAQTSLTRKHRYCHPFIVRVATGCEPYRIDIPKRFLVTVNWKGAIDASYLDNLKSEYSRRILQFKG is encoded by the coding sequence TTGTCATTCGTGTTCACCCGCCTGTGCGCACCTGGTGCACAAACGTCTCTGACGCGAAAGCACAGGTATTGTCATCCTTTTATCGTGCGGGTGGCGACCGGCTGCGAGCCTTATCGCATCGATATACCTAAACGTTTTCTGGTGACGGTCAACTGGAAAGGGGCGATCGATGCAAGTTACCTCGACAACCTCAAAAGCGAATACAGCCGGCGCATTCTGCAGTTCAAGGGATGA
- a CDS encoding Methyltransferase type 11: MARIGHVRGDMGRAYVHGYDLRENIRLQDQAATLVELLHSDTFYPQGHSVLEAGCGVGAQTCTLAANSPGALITSVDISYSSLCEARLRAMSAGHDHVRFLQADIFHLPHEQDSFDHIFVCFVLEHLDRPVEALRILKTYLKRGGTITVIEGDHGSTYFHPDSAAAHRAIQCQVELQRRAGGNAMIGRTLYPLLEEAGYRSIRVSPRMVYVDSSRPQLVDGFTRKTFTAMIKGVREAAIQAGIVEPDAFDQGIRDLYRTAEPDGVFCYTFFKAVALR; encoded by the coding sequence ATGGCACGGATCGGGCATGTGAGGGGAGATATGGGCAGGGCATATGTACACGGCTACGATCTTCGAGAAAATATCCGTCTGCAGGATCAGGCTGCGACCTTGGTCGAACTTCTGCATTCCGACACGTTTTACCCCCAGGGGCACTCCGTTCTCGAAGCGGGGTGCGGCGTAGGGGCGCAAACTTGCACCCTTGCGGCAAACAGCCCGGGTGCTCTGATCACTTCTGTCGACATCTCTTATTCGTCCCTCTGTGAGGCCAGGCTGAGAGCAATGTCGGCCGGGCATGACCACGTCCGGTTTCTGCAGGCCGATATTTTTCATTTACCGCACGAGCAGGATTCCTTTGACCACATTTTCGTCTGCTTCGTCCTGGAGCATCTCGACCGGCCGGTTGAGGCCCTGCGGATACTGAAGACTTATCTGAAACGGGGCGGCACGATCACCGTGATCGAAGGAGACCACGGTTCGACTTATTTCCATCCCGATAGCGCCGCGGCGCACCGGGCGATCCAATGCCAGGTCGAACTGCAGCGCCGCGCCGGCGGCAACGCCATGATCGGCAGAACACTCTATCCGCTTCTGGAGGAAGCCGGATACCGTTCCATTCGCGTCTCTCCGCGAATGGTCTATGTCGATTCGAGCAGACCGCAACTGGTAGATGGCTTCACGAGAAAGACATTCACGGCCATGATCAAGGGGGTGCGCGAGGCCGCGATCCAGGCCGGGATCGTCGAACCCGATGCCTTTGACCAGGGAATCCGGGATCTCTACCGTACGGCCGAGCCTGATGGGGTCTTCTGCTACACGTTTTTCAAGGCTGTCGCTCTGAGATGA
- a CDS encoding hypothetical protein (Evidence 5 : Unknown function), translated as MAKIIRAHPQLKAGYEYHVFTNLDFWDARRVLLGLATIQRNFGHEPRGDLFPTQVVMRTNHPAVARVIETRLQKAVPSPPRHVVVESVLTQGFYEFDPFQYYPSRWPRARMIHFSSCRLPIHFPPLATPHRKMTLGWKGDLIRIERVQRGEKFDPVITSYKEEMRRRFAPLCF; from the coding sequence ATGGCAAAGATCATCCGTGCCCACCCGCAGCTCAAGGCGGGCTACGAATACCATGTTTTCACCAATCTGGATTTCTGGGATGCCCGCCGAGTCCTTTTGGGTCTGGCCACGATCCAGCGCAACTTCGGGCACGAACCCCGGGGGGATCTCTTCCCCACCCAGGTCGTGATGCGAACGAATCATCCTGCGGTTGCCCGGGTCATCGAAACGCGCCTGCAGAAGGCTGTCCCGTCACCGCCACGCCACGTGGTGGTGGAGAGTGTGCTCACCCAGGGTTTCTATGAGTTCGATCCCTTCCAATACTACCCCTCACGCTGGCCCCGTGCGAGGATGATTCATTTCAGCAGCTGCCGACTGCCGATTCACTTCCCTCCGTTGGCTACGCCCCATCGTAAGATGACCCTGGGATGGAAGGGGGACCTTATTCGCATCGAGCGCGTGCAGCGGGGTGAAAAGTTCGATCCCGTGATCACCTCTTACAAAGAAGAAATGCGGCGCCGCTTTGCCCCCCTGTGTTTTTAA
- a CDS encoding Hemerythrin HHE cation binding domain protein: MIEHRLIERMLTLINGALVQISSEDRVDPFFVDAAVDFIRMYADRTHHGKEEDILFRDLDKKNLSQEDRQLMSELVEEHLFGRKTTKALVEANTRYRGGDEAALADIAKNLKMLVDFYPKHIEKEDKVFFPHSRNYFTEEEDQAMLEEFWEFDRKMIHEKYKAQIEKLGG; encoded by the coding sequence ATGATAGAACATCGTTTGATCGAAAGGATGCTGACTCTGATCAACGGTGCTCTTGTCCAGATCAGTTCAGAGGATAGGGTCGATCCCTTTTTTGTAGATGCGGCGGTCGATTTTATCCGCATGTACGCTGACCGAACGCATCATGGCAAGGAGGAGGATATCCTGTTTCGGGATTTGGACAAGAAGAATTTGTCGCAGGAAGACCGACAACTCATGTCGGAACTGGTCGAGGAGCATCTCTTTGGGCGCAAGACGACAAAAGCCCTTGTAGAAGCCAATACGCGGTACCGTGGCGGCGATGAGGCGGCTCTTGCCGATATTGCCAAGAACCTTAAAATGCTTGTGGATTTTTACCCTAAGCACATCGAGAAAGAAGATAAGGTATTTTTCCCCCATTCGCGGAATTATTTTACGGAGGAAGAAGACCAGGCCATGCTGGAAGAGTTCTGGGAGTTCGATCGCAAGATGATTCACGAAAAATACAAAGCCCAGATAGAAAAACTCGGCGGTTGA
- a CDS encoding hypothetical protein (Evidence 5 : Unknown function), with product MVFGVNASLVFLGKVILLTSLVLVEGGCREKPVHLQSRSFDSAGGAVGEIEALRVRMAELDERIRDLIGEAPCADSSDCRAIAFGKKPCGGPWEYLVYSAKHTEESELQSKVQEYNALNARWNRLSGAVSDCMFVMEPPVACERGQCVSGRTDITYGYADAIENAIVIGDHP from the coding sequence ATGGTTTTTGGCGTAAACGCATCTTTAGTGTTTTTGGGGAAAGTGATCCTGCTGACCTCTTTGGTTCTGGTAGAGGGTGGCTGCAGGGAAAAACCGGTGCACCTGCAAAGTCGGAGCTTCGATTCAGCCGGTGGTGCTGTAGGAGAAATCGAGGCGCTTCGTGTGCGGATGGCTGAATTGGACGAACGGATACGAGACCTTATCGGTGAGGCTCCCTGCGCGGATTCATCTGACTGCAGGGCGATCGCTTTTGGAAAAAAACCATGCGGAGGTCCTTGGGAGTATCTGGTTTATTCTGCAAAACACACGGAGGAATCGGAGCTGCAAAGCAAGGTCCAGGAATACAACGCCCTCAACGCGCGATGGAACCGTTTGAGCGGGGCCGTTTCGGACTGCATGTTCGTCATGGAACCTCCCGTGGCTTGTGAAAGAGGACAGTGCGTTTCGGGTCGGACCGACATAACATATGGATATGCTGATGCGATCGAAAACGCTATTGTGATTGGTGATCACCCATAA
- a CDS encoding conserved hypothetical protein (Evidence 4 : Unknown function but conserved in other organisms) has protein sequence MEIVVLNGSPKGDLSVTMQYVHFVQKKFPQHGLKILNVAQRIKAIEKDESLFRKIVDAIGAAEGVLWAFPVYFLLVPSGYKRFIELIRERGFDGAFKDKYSASLSTSIHFYDHIAHNYINAISDDLDMKYVGGFSPDMYDLLKEKERKRLILFASHFFETIEQKMHTPKNFGALVQSAFEYVPGNEKRKIATGNKKVCVLTDLNDTKANLTRMVQHFSGVFHENLDVIDLNEVDIKGGCQGCIQCAYDGRCFYDDKDGYAEFFNTRVKGADVLVFVGSITDRYLSSRWKLFFDRSFFNNHAPVLTGKQIGFIVSGPLRQVPNLRQALEAFCEIQQANVVDFITDECENSTEIDALLENLAERLIRFSEEGYVKPAGFLGVGGRKIFRDDIYGRLRFPFRADHHYYKRNGFYDFPQRDYKTRARNAMMMLLTRIPSMRKEIYTRRIKKEMVKPLEKLLDRN, from the coding sequence ATGGAAATTGTCGTTCTGAATGGAAGCCCGAAAGGCGATTTGAGCGTCACGATGCAGTACGTCCACTTCGTTCAGAAGAAATTCCCCCAGCATGGGTTGAAAATCCTGAACGTGGCACAGCGAATCAAAGCGATCGAAAAGGATGAGAGCCTTTTTCGGAAAATCGTAGATGCAATCGGAGCCGCCGAAGGCGTTTTGTGGGCTTTTCCCGTATATTTCCTCCTGGTGCCCTCCGGTTATAAGCGATTCATCGAACTCATCCGGGAGCGCGGGTTCGACGGCGCATTCAAAGATAAATACTCTGCTTCTTTAAGCACTTCGATTCATTTCTATGACCATATCGCCCACAATTATATCAATGCGATTTCCGATGATCTGGATATGAAGTATGTCGGAGGGTTTTCACCTGACATGTATGACCTGCTGAAGGAAAAGGAGCGAAAACGACTGATCCTTTTTGCGAGCCATTTTTTTGAAACGATCGAACAGAAGATGCACACGCCTAAAAATTTTGGTGCTTTGGTTCAAAGTGCGTTTGAGTATGTTCCCGGAAATGAGAAACGGAAGATTGCAACCGGCAATAAGAAAGTATGTGTATTAACGGATTTAAACGATACGAAAGCGAATTTAACACGGATGGTGCAGCATTTTTCCGGGGTATTTCATGAGAATTTAGATGTGATCGATCTGAACGAGGTCGACATCAAGGGAGGATGCCAAGGATGTATTCAATGCGCATATGATGGCCGTTGCTTCTATGATGACAAAGACGGCTATGCGGAATTTTTCAATACGCGGGTGAAGGGCGCAGATGTCCTCGTTTTCGTTGGGTCGATCACGGACCGTTATTTGTCCTCAAGATGGAAGCTTTTCTTCGACCGCAGTTTTTTTAATAATCATGCTCCGGTTTTGACAGGTAAACAAATTGGATTCATCGTATCCGGGCCTTTGCGTCAGGTGCCAAACCTCAGGCAGGCACTGGAGGCATTTTGTGAAATTCAACAGGCCAATGTCGTTGATTTCATCACCGATGAATGTGAGAACTCTACTGAAATAGACGCTCTTCTTGAAAATCTGGCTGAACGGCTCATTCGCTTTTCAGAAGAGGGTTATGTAAAGCCGGCTGGCTTTCTTGGAGTAGGAGGCAGGAAGATTTTCAGAGACGATATCTATGGCCGGTTGCGATTCCCTTTTCGTGCGGACCACCATTACTACAAAAGGAATGGGTTTTACGATTTTCCTCAAAGGGATTACAAGACTCGAGCCAGAAATGCGATGATGATGCTTCTAACCCGAATACCATCGATGCGAAAAGAAATCTATACCAGGCGGATCAAAAAAGAAATGGTCAAGCCCCTCGAAAAGCTGTTGGACAGGAATTGA
- a CDS encoding hypothetical protein (Evidence 5 : Unknown function), whose translation MLGEFLLNEVDVLHRDAQIAFRASIQNDNFHCSRLLFPFACASGHPHKTASEAVGFAQWTLEVQVSEKNQTVQ comes from the coding sequence ATGCTGGGGGAATTTCTTCTGAACGAAGTGGACGTACTGCATCGTGACGCTCAAATCGCCTTTCGGGCTTCCATTCAGAACGACAATTTCCATTGCAGCCGTCTCCTTTTCCCTTTCGCATGCGCCTCTGGCCACCCTCATAAAACTGCCTCTGAAGCGGTGGGGTTTGCCCAATGGACCCTAGAGGTTCAGGTTAGCGAAAAAAATCAAACCGTTCAATGA
- the nADH gene encoding Flavin oxidoreductase/NADH oxidase NADH, which translates to MYPKLFSEIEISGITLKNRLTMAPLYLGYAGEGGTVSPLLLDHYRLMAKSGVAMVVVENATIDHPQGSGSNRTLRADTDENIGGLKELASVIHREGALACLQVNHAGRFAGIEEPLAPSAVETFGRMPRALSEADIHAIVDRYAEAADRTKRAGFDMVELHGGTGYLLAEFVSPRTNKRTDAYGGSQENRRRFPLEVAAAVKEKVGNFPVGYRFLADEWLPDGLQLEESIPFACSLESVGIAYLSVMGGTYESFFLPHILEQTCKNGYMVHLAAAVKKAVGIPVIAAGRIATGALAETILQENQVDLIGLARVLWADPEWPQKVKEGKEGAIVHCDSDCGDTCTKLVTKGKPAFCVRWPHEKMKLWKERLE; encoded by the coding sequence GTGTACCCGAAACTTTTCTCCGAAATCGAAATCTCCGGGATCACCTTGAAAAACCGGTTGACCATGGCGCCGCTCTATCTGGGATACGCCGGCGAGGGCGGTACGGTCAGCCCCCTTCTGCTCGACCATTACCGTCTGATGGCGAAGAGCGGCGTAGCGATGGTGGTGGTCGAAAATGCAACGATCGATCACCCCCAGGGGAGTGGCTCCAACAGGACCCTGCGTGCTGATACCGATGAAAATATCGGCGGGTTGAAGGAACTGGCATCCGTAATTCACCGTGAGGGGGCTTTGGCATGCCTTCAGGTCAACCACGCCGGGCGCTTCGCCGGAATCGAGGAACCGCTGGCGCCGTCCGCCGTCGAGACCTTCGGACGCATGCCGAGGGCCCTCTCCGAAGCGGACATCCATGCCATCGTCGACCGCTATGCGGAGGCGGCCGACCGAACGAAACGGGCCGGGTTCGACATGGTCGAACTCCACGGGGGGACCGGCTATTTGCTGGCCGAATTCGTTTCGCCGAGGACCAACAAAAGGACCGACGCCTACGGCGGCTCCCAGGAGAATCGCCGGCGCTTCCCCCTTGAAGTCGCCGCGGCCGTCAAGGAAAAAGTGGGGAACTTCCCTGTCGGCTACCGCTTTCTGGCGGATGAATGGCTTCCGGACGGCCTTCAACTGGAGGAATCCATTCCCTTCGCATGCTCTCTCGAATCGGTCGGCATCGCCTACCTCTCCGTCATGGGAGGTACTTACGAATCTTTCTTTCTCCCGCATATCCTCGAGCAGACCTGCAAAAACGGCTACATGGTCCATCTCGCCGCCGCTGTAAAAAAGGCCGTCGGCATCCCTGTCATCGCTGCTGGCAGGATCGCGACGGGCGCGCTGGCGGAGACAATCCTTCAGGAGAACCAGGTGGATCTGATCGGACTCGCCCGCGTCCTCTGGGCGGATCCCGAATGGCCCCAAAAGGTAAAAGAAGGAAAGGAAGGTGCGATCGTTCACTGCGATTCGGACTGCGGCGACACCTGCACCAAACTCGTCACCAAAGGCAAGCCGGCCTTTTGCGTGCGATGGCCCCATGAAAAGATGAAGCTCTGGAAGGAGCGGTTGGAATAG